acctggcagattctggaagtagacactctaaagatacaaaaaaatcaggtggcgtaaaaaaagccggggggtgcgcgtggacccccctttccaaccctactatttGTTTAGAAATACTTAAAATACTTAAAATTGGGCAACTtgttttgcatataagtgaatgggaaAAAGTGGCCCAAATTACCTGAATTCACTCCTACTTAAAGTATTGCTATGTAATTGGAGAGTTAAGGAGTTAGAAGGCTGGATGAgaggtgcggggggggggggggggggggggggggggggggggggggggggggggggggggggggggggggggggggggggggggttatcatgctacacggatccattgacgtTCACTAGCTTAgagacatgctccctcttttaacttgtcttaaagcaagacaacggcttacatgaaaaataagacactttaccacctttataaaccttggccaacaattttaacggtattaagccccaaaatagtggcataccccgtTATATCTGATATTTTGAATTGCAACACACACATCGATGAGTCTGTAACATTCCTGTAATTGTGGCCTCTTAttatgatcagtgtgtgtgtgtgtgtgtgtgtgtgtgtgtgtgtgtgtgtgtgtgtgtgtgtgtgtgtgtgtgtgtgtgtgtgtgtgtgtgtgtgtgtgtgtgtgtgtgtgtgtgtgtgtgtgtgtgtgtgtgtgtgtgtgtttaaaacggCATGTTTAGCTGAACATGCATTTTAGTTAGCAGGTCAGTAATGATTCTTTCTATGGTGTAAGCCACTCAGAATCTGTTGAATGTTGTATTTTACAGTGACTTGaaagatgagggctgccatctcactgctggtgttgctgctctccatgtgtggagtccAGACTGAGAACACCCAGACTGAAGTCCAGACCGAGAGCCAGGACActgggactgctgctgctgctgctgctgaagtctctacccagctggacgtctctgctgagctgaaggaactcagagacatggtggtggagctgaggGTAATGCTTAGATACACCCAAGAGGATGTTAAGGTACTGGAGGCTGAGGTTGAGGTACTAGAATCAGATAATGTAGCAATGAAACAAAGGCTGTCAGTCAGTGAGACAGATAATATAGCAATGAAACAAAGGCTTGCAGTCAGTGAGAGTAAGGTGGAGGCTCTGGAGGCTGAGAATGTAGCAGTTCAACAACGGTTGGCAGCCAGTGAGACTGAAGTGGAGAATCTGGAGAAAGAGATCAGAGtagcacccaaggtggccttctcagcaggtctgACTGACTCTGGAAACATAGGGTCCGGGAGTAATGACCTGAACTTAGTGTTCAAGAAAGTCATCACCAGTGTAGGAgaggcctacagcagcacaactggcttcttcacagctccagtcaggggggtctactacttcaggttcactgttttGGATTGGCTATCCTCACGCTACATGGATATCAAGATGTATAAGAATGGACAGCAGCTCATGTTTCTGTGGGATTATGACAATGATGGACAGGCCtcctatctgtccagtggcctgactctgcagctggagaagggagactTAGTAAACATGGTGCTGCCAGCAGGCCGCAGGCTCTATGATGATCCTAATAACTactgcaccttcagtggcttcctgctcttccctctctgaacgccAGGTCACCACGATCACTCACCATTCATTTTGGTGATTATTTGATTGTAGAATGATAAATATAAATCATGATCATGATGAAATAAATTCCTCTTAAACTGCATATCTGTTGGTGTCATCATTCCACAGTTGCGATCAGTGAAATGTGCATTTATACATGTGTCTATATGAATGTATATTTacactgcatttatacatgtgtCTATATGAATGTATAttgtaaatgtaaaaatgtaagtgtaaaaatacttagttataTTCCACCTCTGATTACAGGGAACCAAATGTCCAGACTCATCTACTAATACAACATGTGAAacgagagaaataaataaatatgtaaataaaaaaaaaacctagaggACGGCGCAAAGAGTAGGGAGAGGGTGTTAGAGGATTCCCTTTCAAAAATTGACCATTGTTTTACTGTAGGAACCTTTTATTTTTACTgtaccctacacctccatccatgactgaagtgtccttgagcaaggcacctaaccccacaatgctccaaggactgtaaccaataccctgtaccaaggcacctaaccccacattgctccaatgactgtaaccaataccctgtacctagtcacctaaccccacaatgctccaaggactgtaaccaataccctgtaccaaggcacctaaccccacattgctccaatgactgtaaccaataccctgtaccaagtcacctaaccccacattgctccaaggactgtaaccaataccctgtaccaaggcacctaaccccacattgctccaaggactgtcgcTAATACTATGTGCATTGGATAAAAAAGCGGCaattaagtgtaatttaatgagtaattataaactgtggtaaaacatggttagttttcagagaaaaaaacatggttaattttatagttaaaccatattCAAACCAATAActgtgccgaaccatgctcaaaaaaacacgaaatcatggtttaccatggtcgatttttagTTTTAGggtttagtggcatgtggcatgccaTTGATTGTATATCACGTGACGGTGACTCTAGTCTTGGTCATGCTAGCCTACTACAGCTACAGAGGCTTCTACGGCTACAGTGACTTTCACCGCTACAGTGGCTTCTACGGCTACAGTGGCTTCCACGGCTACAGTGGTTGCTACGGCCATGTTTGTAATGTCGAACTGTAATGCCTTCACCAAAACACATTCAGAAACTTAACCGGTCAGTGAATAATGTGTTTTCAACCAACGTAAATAATACCTCTTCCGCATGCCACATGCCACGATCACTGGAAGTGGAATTTTCTTCTCACTGTGTTCAGTGCTTAGATTTATTACtgttagaattattagcatagcttagcgcAGGGGTCCTCTCCTTGGAGATAAAGACAATcaagcccccccctccccccaccccgcacggtcatttttccgacgcctctttagtccgatgcgtcaatattccgaaaatttcccattgatcctacagcccactaactcgaaataattaaattaaaccctttgctccgacagctcaatgtgcCGACCAATGgctggggttggtcatcatcccagggtgtatgtcctgcttttcctggGGCCAAGTAGACTGCATGCGCTGCGATGAGCACATAGATCCGTCTGAgtcggtctagctgtgcccttaccaaaaccacccctaaacataacctgtcattaatgcaatgttgccaagttttacaattgtgccctacccaaaaccattcctaaccctaacctgtcagtaggctattgcaatgtttctgagttttaaatttgtgccttgaccaaaactttccctaaacctaacttgtTACAGagagctgcatgaccactgcgcaggcttcagagatgacagtgatctaaagcagcttttggtcggaacattggactgtcgggacaaagggtttcatttaattggtaaaaacgtatctgagactaagtgatgtaggatcaatgggaaatgttcggaacattgacgcatcggaccaatggggcgtcggaaaaacgagcagaccccTATCTGCACATGGGCCTGTGTCCCTCATCTTGCCTATACCTGTAACTG
The sequence above is drawn from the Engraulis encrasicolus isolate BLACKSEA-1 unplaced genomic scaffold, IST_EnEncr_1.0 scaffold_34_np1212, whole genome shotgun sequence genome and encodes:
- the LOC134443665 gene encoding complement C1q-like protein 2, which translates into the protein MRAAISLLVLLLSMCGVQTENTQTEVQTESQDTGTAAAAAAEVSTQLDVSAELKELRDMVVELRVMLRYTQEDVKVLEAEVEVLESDNVAMKQRLSVSETDNIAMKQRLAVSESKVEALEAENVAVQQRLAASETEVENLEKEIRVAPKVAFSAGLTDSGNIGSGSNDLNLVFKKVITSVGEAYSSTTGFFTAPVRGVYYFRFTVLDWLSSRYMDIKMYKNGQQLMFLWDYDNDGQASYLSSGLTLQLEKGDLVNMVLPAGRRLYDDPNNYCTFSGFLLFPL